One segment of Saprospiraceae bacterium DNA contains the following:
- the pnp gene encoding polyribonucleotide nucleotidyltransferase has protein sequence MGKQIPLRTAFNLPDGREIVLETGKLASLADGSVLVREGDTMLLCTVVSAKKAKEGQPFFPLSVDYQEKFAAAGRIPGNFFRREGRLSDYEILISRLVDRALRPLFPDGYMNETQVIITLISADKDAMPDALAGLACSAAVATSDIPVEALFSEVRVARIDGQFVINPGRAALERADMDFIVAATKNDITMVEGEANECSETDLVAALKVAHEAIKDQIAAQERLAEMVGESALTKRPLPEIPENEELKKRIEALVSEPLYQMARSASDKHTRREFTENLKDQIMETLEAELGEEAWEEWAATADRYFEKIKKHIIRDVILTDGLRLDGRKADHVRPIWCEVDYLPSAHGSSIFNRGETQSLTSLTLGTKQDQVLIDNALKSYDDDFILHYNFPPFSVGEARPQRGPGRREVGHANLAARSIRKVMPDEFAYTVRIVSDILESNGSSSMATVCAGSLALMDGGVPIKSAIAGIAMGAIADDKGRIAILSDILGDEDALGDMDFKVTGTEKGITGTQMDIKIDGMPYELLEKALMQARDGRLHILSKMAEAIAKPNDDLKPHAPRVIEFRIGRDYIGAVIGPGGKIIQEMQRQTGTTISIDEDEIGGKVAIFGPDKASLDAAYAKIMDIVFMPEVGAIYEGVVEELAEYGAFIKFKGKTGLLHVSEYDHRRIENLAEVLKPGDPITFKILDVDPKTGKMKLSRRAIVPKPDGTMPTDEENAARAQRGGGGGRDGGRGGGRDDRRGGGGGRDDRRGGGGGGDRRGGGGFGGGRGR, from the coding sequence ATGGGAAAGCAAATCCCGTTGCGCACCGCCTTCAACCTGCCGGATGGACGCGAAATCGTGCTTGAAACCGGCAAACTCGCCTCTTTGGCCGACGGCTCCGTGCTTGTCCGCGAAGGCGACACCATGCTGCTCTGCACCGTCGTGAGCGCCAAAAAAGCAAAGGAAGGCCAACCCTTCTTCCCACTTTCGGTGGACTACCAAGAAAAGTTCGCCGCCGCAGGCCGCATCCCCGGCAACTTCTTCCGCCGCGAAGGCCGCCTTTCCGACTATGAAATCCTCATCAGCCGCCTCGTGGACCGCGCCCTGCGCCCGCTCTTCCCCGACGGCTACATGAACGAGACGCAGGTCATCATCACCCTCATCAGCGCCGACAAGGATGCCATGCCCGACGCACTCGCGGGACTCGCCTGCTCGGCGGCTGTGGCCACCAGCGACATCCCCGTAGAGGCGCTTTTCAGCGAAGTCCGGGTCGCCCGGATTGACGGCCAATTCGTCATCAACCCCGGCCGTGCCGCCCTCGAACGCGCCGACATGGACTTCATCGTGGCAGCCACCAAAAACGACATCACCATGGTGGAAGGCGAAGCCAACGAATGTTCGGAAACCGACCTCGTGGCCGCGCTGAAAGTGGCCCACGAAGCCATCAAAGACCAAATCGCCGCGCAGGAACGCCTCGCCGAAATGGTCGGCGAAAGCGCCCTGACAAAACGCCCGCTGCCGGAAATCCCCGAAAACGAGGAATTGAAAAAACGCATCGAGGCGCTCGTCAGCGAGCCGCTCTACCAAATGGCACGCAGCGCCAGCGACAAGCACACCCGTCGGGAGTTCACCGAAAACCTCAAAGACCAAATCATGGAAACCCTCGAGGCCGAACTCGGCGAAGAGGCTTGGGAAGAATGGGCAGCGACCGCCGACCGCTATTTTGAAAAAATCAAAAAACACATCATCCGCGATGTGATTCTCACCGACGGCCTCCGCCTCGACGGACGCAAAGCCGACCATGTGCGCCCGATTTGGTGCGAGGTGGACTACCTGCCCTCAGCACATGGCTCGTCCATCTTCAACCGCGGCGAAACCCAATCGCTCACCTCGCTCACGCTTGGCACCAAACAAGACCAAGTGCTGATTGACAATGCGTTGAAATCGTACGACGACGACTTCATCCTACACTACAACTTCCCGCCCTTCTCGGTGGGCGAAGCTCGGCCACAGCGTGGCCCCGGCCGCCGGGAGGTAGGTCACGCCAACCTCGCCGCCCGCTCCATCCGCAAAGTGATGCCCGACGAGTTTGCCTACACCGTGCGCATCGTCTCCGACATTTTGGAATCGAATGGTTCGTCCTCGATGGCGACGGTGTGCGCCGGCTCGCTCGCGCTCATGGATGGCGGCGTGCCCATCAAATCGGCCATCGCTGGCATCGCAATGGGAGCCATTGCCGACGACAAAGGCCGCATCGCCATCCTCTCCGACATTCTCGGCGACGAGGACGCCCTCGGCGACATGGACTTCAAAGTGACTGGCACGGAAAAAGGCATCACCGGCACCCAAATGGACATCAAAATTGACGGGATGCCCTACGAGCTGCTCGAAAAGGCGCTCATGCAAGCCCGCGACGGCCGCCTGCACATCCTCTCAAAAATGGCCGAAGCCATCGCCAAGCCCAACGATGACCTCAAGCCACACGCGCCGCGTGTCATCGAGTTCCGCATCGGGCGCGACTACATCGGAGCGGTCATCGGGCCGGGTGGCAAAATCATTCAGGAAATGCAGCGCCAGACAGGTACCACCATCTCCATTGACGAGGACGAAATCGGCGGCAAAGTCGCCATCTTCGGCCCCGACAAGGCTTCGCTCGACGCGGCCTACGCCAAAATCATGGACATTGTGTTCATGCCGGAAGTCGGTGCCATTTATGAAGGCGTGGTGGAAGAACTGGCCGAATACGGGGCCTTCATAAAATTCAAGGGCAAAACCGGCCTGCTCCATGTATCCGAATACGACCATCGGCGCATCGAAAACCTCGCTGAGGTGCTCAAACCCGGCGACCCGATTACGTTCAAAATCCTTGACGTGGACCCAAAAACGGGCAAGATGAAACTCTCGCGCCGGGCTATCGTGCCCAAGCCCGACGGCACCATGCCGACCGACGAAGAAAACGCTGCCCGCGCTCAGCGAGGCGGTGGCGGCGGTCGCGACGGTGGCAGGGGCGGTGGCCGTGACGACCGCCGCGGCGGCGGTGGTGGCCGCGACGACCGCAGAGGCGGCGGCGGCGGCGGAGACCGTCGCGGTGGTGGCGGTTTTGGCGGTGGACGTGGGAGGTGA
- a CDS encoding Uma2 family endonuclease produces the protein MTAAAQSQESKKSVTLEEYFEFELKAERRHEFIDGKIEAMAYTSPEHGQVASNLGLALGGCLREKDCSVYIGDRMLFVRECRDVFYPDLLIVCGKHEFYQATKNMKATLNPSVVIEILSDTTEHVDKTSKTRFYKKIPSLRQIVFVSQKEKHVRILEREGERWIDTEFYEEGDVPRISNCDVPLAEVYRKVAFGEGE, from the coding sequence ATGACGGCAGCAGCACAAAGTCAGGAAAGCAAAAAAAGCGTCACGCTCGAAGAATATTTCGAGTTTGAACTCAAAGCGGAACGCCGCCACGAGTTTATTGACGGTAAAATCGAAGCAATGGCCTACACTTCGCCGGAACACGGCCAAGTAGCCAGCAACTTGGGCTTGGCACTCGGCGGCTGTTTGCGCGAAAAAGATTGCTCGGTTTACATAGGCGACCGGATGTTGTTCGTGCGCGAATGTCGGGATGTCTTTTACCCCGACTTGCTCATCGTGTGCGGCAAGCACGAGTTTTATCAGGCCACCAAAAACATGAAAGCCACTTTGAACCCCTCTGTCGTTATCGAAATCCTTTCCGATACAACTGAACACGTTGATAAAACTTCCAAGACTCGCTTTTACAAGAAAATTCCCAGTCTCCGCCAAATCGTCTTTGTTTCTCAAAAGGAAAAACACGTCCGCATCTTGGAGCGAGAAGGCGAGCGCTGGATTGACACGGAATTTTACGAAGAAGGCGACGTGCCGCGCATCAGCAATTGCGATGTGCCGTTGGCGGAGGTTTATCGGAAGGTGGCGTTTGGGGAGGGGGAGTAG
- a CDS encoding DEAD/DEAH box helicase produces the protein MYGWYKKPQRKPLNPNQGIRINARAAGSTWWGKQWLEAFNNISDANRLPRGRAYAGNGSVLDIRFSGNKIAAEVQGSRYHPYEINIAIPAFSEKEKQAVAQLVSENPDLLSRLLNRELPPELNDACAREGVQIFPRRWGDLKASCSCPDWAMPCKHLAAIIYVVANEIDKNPFLVFDLHQFDLLAALEKAGFSAQQTRQIAATPLASLRTPLSTGKGPGHTPLSLGKGLGERLDSLDFSTIPDCRDALLTILADKPAFYPDGDFKTILKKMYAGVAKFVGKELAAELPSPNGEGPGVRPEIVALMLDPDGQFQGCFVGDDEGNNLLETADLQELIAWLTNVPAGRLAALPDELRGAWLTWRFAESLARHGAFVPQLLAADDGSLLVRWLPALLNEAVRDTFQKVTALLPPGLLLYEIGDNLAEPAEADYPQALLSVFLNHYVQQGNGLDYKDLTTPVGRLFFTGEAVKFEKFETREYPAVMALWLNRFFISEKNTVPVLAVEEGAAGDFEVSVAVEDKTRPLEAPVSLSEIFVKKEFAETRLDLLRDLSTLAEFFPALRQLLADKGRKPLRFDARVFADVLFKTLPVINLFGIRMLLPKALSRIIRPQLSLRLEKGVGQVLNNSPISLKNMLAYQWQVAIGEQDLTAAEFLAMLERYAGLVKIRDEYVYFDEKEMKALAEKLAKPPALSGPELLQIALSEEYEGTRISLSPEIRALMNELLATDLMPLPTGLNANLRPYQHRGYSWLRKNARLGFGSILADDMGLGKTLQVIATLLGLKEEGLLTPEHRALAIVPTTLLTNWQREIARFAPGLTTAVYHGPSRSLKATEEADLVLTSYGVARSDLAKLEKEKWLALVIDEAQNIKNPGAEQSKAVKKIAAPVRIAMSGTPVENRLSEYWSVFDFSNKGYLGSPERFKTNFAIPIEGERDQRAVRRFRKVTQPFVLRRLKTDKTIISDLPDKVEQNQFCQLMPEQAALYQNVVDATMKKIENSEGIERRGLVLSLIMALKQICNHPAQYLKKGKPDPALSGKCPLLLDLVEQLLANDEKALVFTQFREMGDLLVPMLQERFGFVTPFLHGGVSRVARDRMVEDFQTKPSHRLLLLSLKAGGTGLNLTAASQVIHFDLWWNPAVEAQATDRAFRIGQQRNVLVHRFITSATFEEKIDKMIQQKKELANLTVTSGETWIGELSDKELRDLFRLG, from the coding sequence ATGTACGGTTGGTACAAGAAGCCCCAACGCAAACCTCTCAATCCGAACCAAGGCATTCGCATCAACGCCCGCGCCGCCGGCAGCACTTGGTGGGGCAAGCAGTGGCTCGAAGCCTTCAACAACATCAGCGATGCCAACCGCCTCCCGCGCGGGCGCGCCTACGCGGGCAACGGCTCGGTGCTCGACATTCGTTTTTCGGGCAACAAAATAGCCGCAGAAGTGCAGGGCAGTCGGTACCACCCTTACGAAATCAACATCGCCATCCCCGCCTTCTCGGAAAAAGAAAAACAAGCCGTCGCCCAACTTGTCAGCGAAAACCCCGACCTGCTCTCCCGCCTGCTCAACCGCGAACTGCCGCCCGAACTGAACGATGCCTGCGCCAGAGAAGGCGTCCAGATTTTCCCCCGCCGCTGGGGCGACCTCAAGGCCTCCTGCTCCTGCCCCGACTGGGCCATGCCGTGCAAGCACCTCGCCGCCATCATCTACGTCGTCGCCAACGAGATAGACAAAAACCCCTTCCTCGTCTTCGATTTGCACCAATTCGACCTGCTCGCAGCCCTTGAAAAAGCAGGCTTTTCCGCGCAACAAACCCGCCAAATCGCTGCCACACCACTCGCGTCGCTGCGCACCCCCCTCTCCACCGGAAAAGGGCCGGGACACACTCCCCTCTCCCTTGGAAAGGGGCTGGGGGAGAGGCTCGATTCGCTCGACTTTTCCACCATCCCCGACTGCCGCGACGCGCTGCTCACCATTTTGGCCGACAAACCCGCCTTTTACCCCGATGGCGATTTCAAAACCATTTTGAAAAAAATGTACGCCGGCGTGGCAAAATTTGTCGGAAAAGAACTGGCCGCCGAACTCCCCTCTCCAAATGGAGAGGGACCGGGGGTGAGGCCCGAAATAGTTGCCCTCATGCTCGACCCCGACGGGCAGTTTCAAGGCTGCTTCGTCGGCGACGACGAGGGAAACAACCTGCTCGAAACGGCTGATTTGCAGGAACTCATTGCGTGGCTCACCAATGTTCCTGCGGGTCGCTTGGCTGCTTTGCCCGACGAACTGCGCGGCGCGTGGCTCACTTGGCGCTTCGCAGAAAGCCTCGCCCGCCACGGTGCTTTTGTGCCGCAATTGCTCGCCGCCGACGACGGCAGTTTGCTCGTGCGCTGGCTGCCCGCTCTGCTCAACGAGGCCGTGCGCGATACTTTTCAAAAAGTGACCGCGCTGTTGCCGCCGGGTCTGTTGCTCTACGAAATCGGCGACAACTTGGCCGAGCCTGCGGAAGCCGACTATCCGCAGGCGTTGCTCTCTGTTTTTCTCAATCACTACGTCCAGCAGGGCAACGGGCTGGATTACAAAGATTTGACAACGCCTGTCGGTCGCCTGTTTTTCACGGGCGAGGCAGTCAAATTTGAAAAATTCGAGACCCGCGAATACCCGGCGGTCATGGCCTTGTGGCTCAACCGTTTTTTTATTTCGGAAAAAAACACCGTGCCGGTGCTGGCGGTGGAAGAAGGCGCGGCGGGCGATTTCGAGGTGAGCGTGGCAGTGGAGGACAAAACCCGCCCGCTCGAAGCGCCCGTGTCGTTGAGCGAGATTTTTGTCAAAAAAGAATTTGCCGAAACGCGGCTCGACCTGCTGCGCGACCTTTCCACGCTGGCCGAGTTTTTCCCCGCCCTGCGGCAGTTGCTGGCCGACAAAGGGAGAAAGCCCCTGCGCTTCGATGCCCGCGTGTTCGCCGATGTGTTGTTCAAAACGCTGCCCGTCATCAACCTGTTCGGCATTCGGATGCTGTTGCCAAAAGCGTTGTCGCGCATCATTCGCCCGCAGTTGAGTTTGCGTTTGGAAAAAGGCGTGGGGCAGGTGTTGAACAATTCGCCCATCAGCCTGAAAAATATGCTGGCCTACCAATGGCAAGTCGCCATCGGCGAGCAAGACCTGACGGCGGCTGAATTTTTGGCAATGCTCGAGCGCTATGCCGGTTTGGTCAAAATCCGCGACGAGTACGTTTATTTTGATGAAAAAGAAATGAAGGCGCTGGCCGAAAAGCTCGCCAAACCGCCCGCCCTTTCCGGCCCCGAACTGCTGCAAATCGCCCTCAGCGAGGAATATGAAGGCACGCGCATCAGCCTCTCACCCGAAATCCGCGCCCTGATGAACGAGTTGCTCGCCACCGATTTGATGCCGCTGCCCACAGGCTTGAACGCCAACCTGCGCCCCTATCAGCATCGCGGCTACTCGTGGCTGCGCAAAAACGCTCGGCTCGGCTTCGGCAGCATCTTGGCCGACGACATGGGCCTGGGCAAAACCCTGCAAGTCATCGCCACGCTCTTGGGTTTGAAGGAAGAAGGACTGCTCACGCCCGAACACCGCGCCCTCGCCATCGTGCCTACCACGCTGCTCACCAACTGGCAACGCGAAATCGCCCGCTTCGCGCCGGGGCTGACGACGGCGGTGTATCACGGGCCTTCGCGCTCGTTGAAGGCGACGGAAGAGGCCGATTTGGTGCTGACCTCTTACGGCGTGGCGCGTTCGGATTTGGCAAAATTGGAAAAAGAAAAATGGCTCGCGCTGGTAATAGATGAGGCGCAGAACATCAAAAACCCCGGCGCGGAGCAATCGAAAGCTGTGAAGAAAATCGCCGCGCCCGTGCGCATCGCCATGAGCGGCACCCCTGTGGAAAACCGCCTGAGCGAGTATTGGAGCGTGTTCGATTTCAGCAACAAGGGCTACCTCGGCTCGCCGGAGCGGTTCAAGACCAACTTCGCCATTCCCATCGAGGGCGAGCGCGACCAACGAGCAGTGCGGCGTTTCCGAAAAGTGACACAGCCCTTCGTGCTGCGTCGCCTGAAAACCGACAAGACGATTATCAGCGACCTGCCCGACAAGGTGGAGCAAAACCAGTTCTGCCAACTCATGCCCGAACAGGCCGCGCTCTACCAAAACGTAGTGGACGCGACGATGAAAAAAATCGAGAACAGCGAAGGCATCGAGCGGCGCGGGCTGGTGCTGTCGCTCATCATGGCACTCAAACAAATCTGCAACCACCCGGCGCAGTACCTGAAAAAAGGCAAGCCCGACCCTGCGCTTAGCGGCAAGTGTCCCTTGTTGCTGGATTTGGTGGAACAGTTGCTGGCAAACGACGAAAAGGCGCTGGTTTTTACGCAGTTCCGCGAGATGGGCGATTTGCTTGTCCCCATGTTGCAAGAGCGGTTCGGCTTTGTAACGCCTTTCCTGCACGGCGGTGTGAGTCGCGTCGCCCGCGACCGCATGGTGGAGGATTTTCAGACAAAACCGAGCCATCGCCTGCTGCTGCTCTCGCTCAAGGCAGGCGGCACGGGACTCAACCTCACCGCCGCCAGTCAGGTCATCCACTTCGACCTTTGGTGGAACCCCGCCGTGGAAGCGCAGGCCACCGACCGGGCATTCCGCATTGGTCAGCAGCGCAATGTGCTGGTGCACCGCTTCATCACTTCGGCGACGTTTGAGGAGAAAATTGACAAGATGATTCAGCAGAAAAAAGAACTCGCCAACCTGACGGTGACGAGCGGCGAGACGTGGATAGGGGAATTGTCGGACAAGGAGTTGCGGGATTTGTTTCGGTTGGGGTGA
- a CDS encoding Mrp/NBP35 family ATP-binding protein, with the protein MEKDNILAALRQVRDPQTGRDIVTAGMVQDLETEGHNINFKLVVPSLQMQGKAELNFACMGAITATYPQANVNVHFVARTPGSQESTSIVPHIKNIIAVASGKGGVGKSTVAVNLALGLHKLGARVGLMDADVYGPSVPTMLALTHLRPKVREVTGAMKMLPLDAYGMPVISIGNIIEPDQAVVLRGPRLAAIIKQFFNDVLWDELDFLVVDLPPGTGDVQLTLVQTVPVTGVVLVTTPQEVALADALKAMNMFLLPQINVPILGVVENMAWFTPAELPDNKYFIFGQGGGKKLAKESQSVLLGQIPLVQSIREGGDIGTPAVLQNDSAVAEAFLTVAKNTLRQVAVRNEMLAPTQVVKMG; encoded by the coding sequence ATGGAAAAAGACAACATCCTCGCCGCCCTCCGCCAAGTGCGCGACCCCCAGACGGGCCGCGACATCGTAACGGCCGGCATGGTGCAAGACCTCGAAACAGAGGGGCACAACATCAATTTTAAACTCGTCGTACCCTCACTGCAAATGCAGGGCAAAGCGGAGTTGAACTTTGCCTGCATGGGTGCCATCACAGCCACATACCCACAAGCCAACGTCAACGTGCATTTTGTGGCCCGCACCCCCGGCAGTCAGGAAAGCACCAGCATCGTGCCCCACATCAAAAACATCATCGCCGTGGCCTCCGGCAAAGGCGGCGTAGGCAAGAGCACCGTCGCCGTCAACCTCGCCCTCGGCCTCCACAAACTCGGCGCCCGCGTCGGCCTCATGGATGCCGACGTGTACGGCCCCAGCGTCCCGACCATGCTCGCGCTCACCCATCTGCGCCCAAAGGTGCGCGAAGTGACCGGCGCGATGAAAATGCTCCCGCTCGATGCCTACGGCATGCCCGTCATCAGCATCGGCAACATCATAGAACCCGACCAAGCGGTGGTGTTGCGCGGCCCCCGACTGGCGGCCATCATCAAGCAATTTTTCAACGATGTCCTCTGGGACGAACTCGACTTCCTCGTCGTGGATTTGCCGCCCGGCACCGGCGACGTGCAGCTCACCCTTGTGCAGACCGTGCCCGTCACGGGTGTGGTGCTGGTGACGACCCCCCAAGAAGTGGCGCTGGCGGATGCCCTCAAAGCGATGAATATGTTCCTGCTGCCGCAAATCAACGTGCCTATCCTCGGCGTGGTGGAAAACATGGCTTGGTTCACCCCCGCCGAATTGCCCGACAACAAGTACTTTATCTTTGGTCAGGGCGGCGGCAAAAAACTGGCAAAAGAGAGCCAGTCGGTGCTGCTGGGACAGATTCCACTGGTGCAAAGCATTCGGGAGGGCGGCGACATCGGCACACCCGCCGTGCTGCAAAACGACAGCGCGGTGGCAGAGGCCTTCCTCACCGTGGCTAAAAACACCCTGCGTCAAGTGGCCGTGCGCAACGAAATGCTCGCGCCCACGCAGGTGGTGAAAATGGGGTGA
- a CDS encoding CoA transferase: protein MKNPGTATPTDSLHAFFASLKVVEFASVLAGPAVGMFFAELGAEVIKIENRTTNGDVTRGWKLPTEPPSSPISAYFASVNWGKKHHLLDLNVRADLSIALQHAAQADVVISNFKPSSARRLGVDAESLRRQNPRLIYAQINAFADPEDESPAFDVVLQAEAGFLHMNGEPQRPPVKMPVALIDILAAHQLKEAILVALLHRERTGEGSTVSTSLLESALASLANQASNYLMTSHIPQRMGTQHPNIAPYGDVFTCADGQPILLAVGTERQFRQLCAVLGLEKLLENPDFQTNAARVQNRERLNDILRKTFEKTTLNEVMLLFKTNGVPAARIRDMKSVFEMPEAQAMILEEKTKEGIATKRVKTIAFELHR from the coding sequence ATGAAGAACCCTGGAACAGCAACCCCAACTGACTCGCTCCACGCTTTCTTTGCCAGCCTCAAAGTGGTGGAGTTCGCCAGCGTGTTGGCAGGCCCCGCAGTCGGGATGTTCTTCGCCGAGCTTGGCGCCGAGGTCATCAAAATCGAGAACCGAACCACCAACGGCGACGTGACGCGAGGCTGGAAACTACCCACAGAACCACCCTCATCACCAATCTCAGCCTATTTCGCCAGCGTCAATTGGGGCAAAAAACACCATTTGCTCGACCTCAACGTTCGCGCCGACCTTTCCATCGCCCTCCAACACGCCGCGCAAGCCGATGTGGTCATCTCCAATTTCAAGCCCTCCTCCGCGCGTCGGCTGGGCGTGGATGCCGAGAGCCTTCGCCGCCAAAACCCACGCCTCATCTACGCCCAAATCAACGCCTTTGCCGACCCAGAGGACGAAAGCCCTGCCTTCGACGTGGTGTTGCAAGCCGAAGCCGGGTTTCTCCACATGAATGGAGAGCCGCAGCGCCCGCCAGTGAAAATGCCCGTCGCGCTCATTGACATCTTGGCCGCGCACCAGCTCAAAGAGGCCATCTTGGTGGCCTTGCTCCACCGCGAGCGCACCGGCGAAGGCAGCACCGTCAGCACCTCGCTACTCGAATCCGCCCTCGCCTCGCTCGCCAATCAGGCCAGCAATTACCTGATGACCAGCCACATCCCACAGCGCATGGGCACCCAACACCCCAACATCGCGCCCTATGGCGACGTTTTCACCTGCGCCGATGGGCAGCCGATTTTGCTGGCAGTTGGCACGGAGCGACAGTTTCGCCAACTTTGCGCCGTGCTGGGTTTGGAAAAACTATTGGAAAATCCCGACTTTCAAACAAATGCCGCCCGTGTGCAAAACCGCGAGCGGCTAAACGACATACTGAGAAAAACTTTTGAAAAAACAACCTTGAACGAAGTAATGCTCCTTTTCAAAACCAACGGCGTGCCAGCCGCCCGCATCCGCGACATGAAATCAGTATTTGAAATGCCGGAAGCACAGGCGATGATTTTGGAAGAAAAAACAAAAGAAGGAATAGCCACGAAGCGCGTGAAAACCATCGCGTTTGAGTTACATCGGTGA
- a CDS encoding NAD(P)H-hydrate dehydratase produces the protein MKIFNTAQIRAWDAFTIEHEPIASLELMNRAAKAFADWLIGEYPDTQRPIVVLAGTGNNGGDGVAVARLLHWLMRDVKVFVCDFNGKPSDDFRAQLKLIPKDIEIVFVKAPEQLHLLVFPENALWVDALFGSGLTRPLAGAWAQVVDFVNELPVEVVSIDVPSGLFADRHTEAGAVVRATRTFSFETPKLAFFFPENAEYVGEWSFGGIGLHPTFCSDTKTPFHYLTKKDAAVLLRSRAKFSHKGTYGHALLVAGSYGKMGAAVLAARACLRAGVGLLSVHAPRCGFLALQTAVPEAMYSADERARVWTTVPDLRPYSAVCVGCGIGQAAETAAALEQLLKKSSTMQGGVGGGLVLDADALNLLAQHPDWWRLVPRNAILTPHPKEFERLFGKTKHDFERNALQRQKAEEHGVFIVLKGAHTAIACPDGACWFNSTGNPGMATGGVGDVLAGMLTGLLAQGYSPRDAALLGVCLHGLAGDWASKSLGQEALIAGDLTDYLGRAWIDMRDEFAMVSQRGTKFA, from the coding sequence ATGAAAATCTTCAACACAGCACAAATCCGGGCTTGGGATGCTTTCACCATTGAGCACGAACCCATCGCCTCGCTCGAACTGATGAACCGCGCCGCCAAAGCGTTTGCCGACTGGCTGATAGGGGAGTATCCCGATACACAACGCCCCATTGTCGTATTGGCGGGGACTGGCAACAATGGCGGCGACGGGGTGGCAGTGGCGAGGCTGCTGCACTGGCTCATGCGCGATGTAAAGGTATTTGTTTGTGACTTCAACGGGAAACCTTCCGACGACTTTCGGGCGCAATTAAAACTCATTCCAAAGGATATCGAGATTGTGTTTGTCAAGGCACCTGAACAGCTCCATCTCCTCGTTTTTCCCGAAAACGCGCTTTGGGTTGATGCGCTTTTTGGCTCTGGGCTTACTCGTCCTCTGGCGGGTGCGTGGGCGCAAGTGGTTGATTTCGTGAATGAGCTGCCTGTCGAGGTGGTTTCGATTGATGTGCCAAGCGGTTTGTTTGCCGACCGACACACGGAGGCGGGGGCTGTGGTGCGTGCCACGCGCACTTTTTCTTTTGAAACACCCAAACTCGCATTTTTTTTTCCCGAAAATGCCGAATACGTGGGCGAGTGGTCGTTTGGCGGCATTGGCCTTCATCCGACCTTCTGCTCCGACACAAAAACCCCCTTTCATTATCTGACGAAAAAGGACGCTGCCGTGCTGCTGCGGTCGCGTGCGAAATTCTCCCACAAAGGCACCTACGGCCACGCGCTGCTCGTGGCGGGGAGTTATGGCAAAATGGGGGCTGCTGTGTTGGCTGCCCGCGCTTGTCTGAGGGCTGGGGTAGGCTTGTTGAGCGTACACGCGCCGCGTTGTGGTTTTTTGGCTTTGCAGACCGCCGTGCCGGAAGCGATGTATAGCGCCGACGAGCGAGCGCGGGTTTGGACGACGGTGCCCGATTTGCGGCCCTACTCGGCGGTGTGTGTGGGCTGCGGCATCGGTCAGGCGGCCGAGACGGCTGCCGCGCTGGAACAGTTGCTCAAAAAATCTTCCACCATGCAAGGTGGGGTAGGAGGGGGCTTGGTGCTTGATGCGGACGCGCTCAACCTGTTGGCGCAGCATCCTGATTGGTGGCGTCTTGTGCCGCGCAACGCCATCCTCACGCCACATCCAAAGGAGTTTGAAAGGCTTTTTGGAAAAACCAAGCACGATTTCGAGCGCAATGCCTTGCAACGCCAAAAGGCTGAAGAGCATGGTGTGTTTATCGTGCTGAAAGGGGCGCATACGGCCATAGCGTGTCCTGATGGCGCTTGTTGGTTCAACTCGACGGGCAACCCGGGCATGGCCACCGGGGGGGTAGGCGATGTGCTCGCGGGTATGCTGACGGGTTTGTTGGCGCAAGGATATTCGCCCCGCGATGCTGCGCTGCTGGGGGTTTGCTTGCATGGGCTGGCGGGTGATTGGGCCTCGAAGTCGCTGGGGCAAGAAGCCCTCATCGCGGGTGATTTGACGGACTATCTGGGCAGGGCATGGATTGATATGCGCGATGAATTTGCGATGGTATCGCAAAGAGGGACTAAATTTGCCTAA
- a CDS encoding Crp/Fnr family transcriptional regulator, with translation MLHPALSHLQTTVRQILPLEGEAWDDFAAIWSPFEAKRKSILTAEGDTEKYVYFVLEGVQRAYSVGDDGREATLVFTYPYSFSGVADSFLLQQPSRYFFETLTPSVFLRATFRQLDEVMLKHHTVERMLRLAISHTLAGVLTRQIELQSFSAEQRFRALLKRSPHILQLVPHKYLASYLGMDATNFSKFLGSVRV, from the coding sequence ATGCTCCACCCTGCCCTCTCCCACCTCCAAACCACCGTCCGACAAATCCTTCCGCTCGAAGGCGAGGCTTGGGACGATTTCGCCGCGATATGGTCGCCGTTCGAGGCCAAGCGCAAGAGCATCCTGACTGCTGAAGGCGACACGGAGAAATACGTCTATTTTGTGCTGGAAGGCGTGCAACGCGCATATTCGGTGGGCGACGACGGGCGCGAGGCGACGCTCGTGTTCACTTACCCCTACTCGTTTTCAGGCGTGGCGGATTCGTTTTTGTTGCAGCAGCCGTCGCGCTATTTTTTTGAAACCCTGACACCAAGCGTGTTCTTGCGCGCCACTTTTCGGCAACTGGATGAAGTGATGCTGAAACACCACACCGTCGAGCGGATGTTGCGCTTGGCCATCAGCCACACTTTGGCAGGGGTGTTGACACGGCAAATCGAGTTGCAGTCCTTTAGCGCCGAGCAGCGGTTCCGCGCACTCCTGAAACGCAGCCCACACATCCTTCAATTGGTTCCGCACAAGTATCTGGCAAGTTATCTCGGCATGGATGCCACGAACTTCAGCAAGTTTTTGGGGAGCGTTCGGGTTTGA